The Microlunatus antarcticus genome window below encodes:
- a CDS encoding bifunctional 3'-5' exonuclease/DNA polymerase codes for MDVAVAAAEDGVDVAVLDGDGRPTTAQRLTWSALPAHVARLEPDEPRWVWADTSRCYPALLAAGVTVARGQDLRQCHAVLSRSTYATSPLASTGDPRWEPRQPAPDVEPTLLDLADAVDALSLADVAEEHRAQQEAVRLSAHAARLRLLLAAESAGALAGAELTHVGLPFDAAEHDRLLTRLLGPRPLPGARPRVMEDLAGRIRTELGAPTLNPDSAPDLLRALHSAGVGVDSTRQWDLAQVDHPVVAPLLEYKKLARLHGANGWSWLSTWVVDGRFRPGYVPSGVVTGRWAARGGGALQLPKQVRGAVVADPGSVLVVADAAQLEPRVLAAMSRDEAMAAASRRGDLYQALVDDGVADTRAHAKVAMLGALYGATSGESGRLMPRLQRSYPAATAYVERAARAGEAGEVVTTWLGRSSPPPTEAWREAQRWSALPEAGPDERREARTRARDWGRFTRNFVVQGTAAEWALCWLADLRRQLAALGGHDGADGAAGRRARLVYFLHDEVIVEAPVELADAVADAVRSAARRAGQLLFGTFPVEFALDVACATRYADA; via the coding sequence GTGGATGTCGCCGTCGCTGCCGCCGAGGACGGCGTCGACGTGGCCGTGCTCGACGGGGACGGCCGACCGACTACGGCGCAGCGGCTGACCTGGTCGGCGCTGCCCGCGCACGTCGCCCGGCTGGAGCCGGACGAGCCGCGCTGGGTGTGGGCCGACACGAGCCGGTGCTACCCGGCACTGCTGGCCGCGGGGGTCACCGTGGCCCGCGGTCAGGACCTGCGCCAGTGCCACGCCGTGCTGTCCCGGTCGACGTACGCGACCAGCCCGCTGGCCTCGACCGGCGACCCGCGGTGGGAGCCGCGCCAGCCCGCCCCGGACGTCGAGCCGACGCTGCTCGACCTCGCCGACGCGGTCGACGCCCTGTCGCTGGCCGACGTCGCCGAGGAGCACCGCGCGCAGCAGGAGGCGGTGCGCCTCTCCGCCCACGCCGCCCGGCTGCGGCTCCTGCTCGCCGCCGAGTCGGCCGGCGCGCTGGCCGGGGCCGAGCTGACCCACGTCGGCCTCCCGTTCGACGCGGCCGAGCACGACCGGCTGCTGACCCGCCTGCTCGGACCGCGACCGCTGCCGGGCGCGCGGCCCCGCGTCATGGAGGACCTCGCCGGGCGGATCCGGACGGAGCTCGGTGCGCCGACGCTCAACCCGGACTCCGCACCCGACCTCCTGCGCGCCCTGCACAGCGCCGGGGTCGGTGTCGACTCCACGCGGCAGTGGGACCTCGCCCAGGTGGACCACCCGGTGGTCGCGCCGCTCCTGGAGTACAAGAAGCTGGCCCGCCTGCACGGGGCGAACGGCTGGTCGTGGCTGTCGACCTGGGTCGTCGACGGGCGGTTCCGGCCGGGCTACGTCCCGAGCGGGGTCGTGACCGGCCGCTGGGCCGCGCGGGGCGGGGGCGCGCTGCAGCTGCCGAAGCAGGTCCGCGGCGCCGTCGTCGCCGACCCCGGCTCCGTGCTCGTCGTGGCGGACGCGGCCCAGCTCGAGCCGCGCGTCCTCGCCGCGATGTCGCGTGACGAGGCGATGGCGGCCGCCTCACGCCGCGGCGACCTCTACCAGGCCCTTGTCGACGACGGCGTCGCGGACACCCGCGCGCACGCCAAGGTGGCGATGCTCGGCGCGCTCTACGGGGCCACGTCCGGGGAGTCGGGTCGGCTGATGCCCCGGCTGCAGCGCAGCTATCCGGCGGCGACCGCGTACGTCGAGCGTGCGGCGCGGGCGGGGGAGGCCGGCGAGGTCGTCACCACGTGGCTCGGGCGCAGCTCGCCGCCACCGACGGAGGCGTGGCGGGAGGCGCAGCGCTGGTCCGCGCTGCCCGAGGCCGGTCCCGACGAACGCCGCGAGGCCCGCACCCGGGCGCGTGACTGGGGCCGCTTCACCCGGAACTTCGTCGTCCAGGGCACGGCGGCCGAGTGGGCGCTGTGCTGGCTGGCCGACCTGCGCCGGCAGCTCGCGGCCCTCGGTGGGCACGACGGCGCCGACGGGGCGGCCGGGCGGCGCGCGCGGCTGGTCTACTTCCTGCACGACGAGGTGATCGTCGAGGCCCCGGTCGAGCTGGCGGACGCCGTCGCCGACGCCGTCCGTTCCGCGGCCCGACGGGCCGGCCAGCTCCTCTTTGGAACCTTCCCGGTCGAGTTCGCCCTCGACGTCGCCTGCGCCACCCGCTACGCCGACGCCTGA
- a CDS encoding NAD(P)-binding domain-containing protein, with product MSADAVASERSATVLVVGAGQAGLSAAHHLQRRGFVSASAEPDAVRSFVVLDAEVGPGGAWQHRWESLRMATVNGIFELPSYPTPPVDPDEPSRVAVPRYFAAFERDRALPVLRPVAVISVTRADGDPDGDLLVDTDAGRWRTRVVVNATGTWDEPVLPRYPGHESFLGRQLHTRDYVSAAALAGLRVAVVGGGISAVQQLEEISRGATVLWYTRREPVFLDGDFRPEVEGRKIIAAVTADAESGRPTGSVVSYTGLPPAAYVLAARQRGVLVRRPMFTAIEPGGVREADGSFTPVDAILWATGFRAALHHLDPLHLRNDRRGITLRGTQVADEPRVHLIGFGPSQSTVGANRAGRDAVAALTRYLRDTGTDTDDRQASA from the coding sequence GTGAGTGCCGATGCAGTCGCGTCCGAGCGGTCGGCGACCGTCCTCGTCGTCGGGGCAGGCCAGGCCGGGCTGTCCGCCGCCCACCACCTCCAGCGGCGGGGCTTCGTCAGCGCGTCGGCGGAGCCTGACGCCGTCCGCAGCTTCGTGGTGCTCGACGCCGAGGTGGGGCCCGGCGGGGCGTGGCAGCACCGGTGGGAGTCGCTCCGGATGGCGACGGTCAACGGCATCTTCGAGCTGCCGTCGTACCCGACGCCACCGGTCGACCCGGACGAGCCCAGCCGCGTCGCGGTGCCGCGCTACTTCGCCGCGTTCGAGCGGGACCGTGCGCTGCCGGTGCTGCGGCCGGTGGCCGTCATCTCCGTGACCCGCGCGGACGGCGACCCCGACGGCGACCTGCTCGTGGACACCGACGCCGGGCGCTGGCGGACCCGGGTGGTCGTCAACGCGACCGGCACGTGGGACGAGCCCGTCCTCCCCCGCTACCCGGGGCACGAGAGCTTTCTCGGCCGCCAGCTCCACACCCGCGACTACGTCTCGGCCGCCGCGCTCGCCGGGCTCCGGGTGGCCGTCGTCGGTGGCGGCATCTCCGCGGTGCAGCAGCTGGAGGAGATCTCGCGCGGCGCCACGGTCCTCTGGTACACCCGGCGCGAGCCCGTCTTCCTCGACGGCGACTTCCGGCCGGAGGTCGAGGGGCGCAAGATCATCGCCGCGGTCACGGCCGACGCCGAGTCCGGTCGGCCCACCGGCAGCGTCGTCTCCTACACGGGCCTGCCGCCGGCCGCGTACGTCCTGGCCGCCCGGCAGCGCGGCGTGCTGGTCCGACGGCCGATGTTCACCGCGATCGAGCCCGGCGGCGTCCGCGAGGCCGACGGCTCCTTCACGCCGGTCGACGCCATCCTCTGGGCGACCGGGTTCAGGGCCGCGCTGCACCACCTCGACCCGCTCCACCTGCGCAACGACCGCCGCGGCATCACGCTCCGCGGGACGCAGGTCGCGGACGAGCCGCGGGTCCACCTGATCGGCTTCGGCCCGTCCCAGTCGACGGTCGGGGCCAACCGGGCCGGTCGGGACGCCGTCGCCGCGCTCACCCGCTACCTGCGGGACACCGGCACAGACACCGACGACCGTCAGGCGTCGGCGTAG
- a CDS encoding MFS transporter, translating to MTSTASVSVTETPTTTTTTGTTTPVRSGWPGVIALMVAIFTLVTSEFLPASLLPLMASDFGITEGVAGQVVTATALVGLVAGPTMGPLFPNLDRKRLLVGLLVLALLSNLLTAVAPSYALVVVARLVLGISIAGTWSMALAVSSHLVPADKLGRAMSVVNLGVAGATVAAVPLGALISSFAGWRAVFWAVSAATALAIVLFVVLMPSVPARASGGLRTLVDVLRSRVVLLGLIGLAVLVAGHFGSYTFIRTAAEGVSGLTPATIAVLLAVYGVGGLVGNLLSGLVADRHLGLALMAVPVLVAAGIVTFSVSTGSPFGVFVAVALWGIGFGAVPTTSQTWISRAEPRRVEAAGGLVVATFQLAIALGAALGGVLLDTTSVRTVFLAGGVAVVLGGALLASTRRGLSATPAS from the coding sequence ATGACGAGCACCGCTTCGGTCTCCGTCACCGAGACCCCCACGACCACCACGACCACCGGCACCACGACCCCGGTCCGCTCGGGCTGGCCCGGGGTGATCGCCCTGATGGTCGCCATCTTCACCCTCGTCACCAGCGAGTTCCTGCCGGCCAGCCTGCTGCCGCTGATGGCGAGCGACTTCGGCATCACCGAGGGCGTCGCCGGCCAGGTCGTCACGGCGACCGCCCTCGTCGGGCTGGTCGCCGGCCCCACGATGGGGCCGCTGTTCCCGAACCTCGACCGCAAGCGCCTCCTGGTCGGCCTGCTCGTCCTGGCCCTGCTCTCCAACCTGCTGACCGCCGTCGCACCGAGCTACGCGCTCGTGGTCGTGGCCCGCCTGGTCCTCGGCATCTCGATCGCCGGCACCTGGTCGATGGCCCTGGCCGTCTCGTCCCACCTCGTCCCGGCCGACAAGCTCGGCCGCGCGATGTCGGTGGTCAACCTGGGCGTCGCCGGTGCGACCGTGGCCGCGGTCCCCCTCGGGGCGCTGATCAGCTCCTTCGCCGGGTGGCGGGCCGTCTTCTGGGCCGTCTCCGCCGCGACCGCGCTCGCCATCGTCCTGTTCGTCGTCCTGATGCCGTCGGTCCCCGCCCGGGCCAGCGGCGGCCTCCGGACCCTGGTCGACGTCCTGCGCTCGCGCGTCGTGCTCCTCGGGCTGATCGGGCTCGCGGTCCTCGTGGCCGGCCACTTCGGCAGCTACACCTTCATCCGGACGGCCGCCGAGGGCGTCTCCGGGCTGACGCCCGCGACGATCGCCGTCCTCCTCGCCGTGTACGGCGTCGGCGGTCTGGTCGGCAACCTGCTGTCCGGCCTCGTCGCCGACCGCCACCTCGGCCTCGCGCTGATGGCCGTCCCGGTGCTCGTCGCCGCCGGGATCGTGACCTTCTCGGTGTCCACCGGCTCGCCGTTCGGAGTGTTCGTCGCCGTGGCGCTGTGGGGCATCGGCTTCGGCGCGGTCCCCACCACGTCGCAGACGTGGATCTCGCGGGCCGAGCCGCGCCGGGTCGAGGCCGCGGGCGGCCTGGTCGTCGCGACCTTCCAGCTCGCGATCGCCCTCGGGGCCGCCCTCGGCGGCGTGCTGCTGGACACCACGAGCGTGCGGACCGTCTTCCTGGCCGGCGGCGTCGCCGTGGTCCTCGGTGGCGCGCTCCTCGCGTCGACGCGACGAGGGCTGTCGGCGACCCCCGCGTCGTGA
- a CDS encoding MFS transporter encodes MTTTAAPRRFAALRDRHARPYLFTAGLSMMGDNIEHVITYWVLWQTFHSPALVGFQVVSHWLPFLVLSVWFGGLAERYDCRRLIQVAQGLFMLVSLCWGLLFLTGTLDVWEACVLLVLHGCAGALWAPAEQLLLHDFAEPADLPGAVRLNATFRSLGILAGPVVGSALLLGLGAELGIFANVLFYLPMTLLMLRTPYTGHTRSGYVHRVRLTLLDGFRVLRSVGDDRVLVSMIVLAGLVALCVGGSLQVSIPAFADALGTGSDGLGYGLLLFANGAGGVVGGFLLEATGVIRPDVRAVVVATVLFGATTVAVALTHSYVLAVVALLIGGVANMTSTSIGQAVVQLRAPMEQRGRVVGVYNMFGSGLRTGNGVTLALLGATLGVASAVAVGGVVLVAGTLAVALVIALRLRAARRAG; translated from the coding sequence TTGACCACCACCGCTGCACCGCGGCGCTTCGCCGCGCTCCGGGACCGCCACGCGCGGCCGTACCTCTTCACCGCCGGCCTGTCGATGATGGGCGACAACATCGAGCACGTCATCACCTACTGGGTGCTCTGGCAGACGTTCCACTCGCCCGCCCTGGTCGGCTTCCAGGTCGTCAGCCACTGGCTGCCGTTCCTGGTGCTGTCGGTCTGGTTCGGCGGGCTGGCCGAGCGGTACGACTGCCGCCGGCTCATCCAGGTCGCCCAGGGCCTGTTCATGCTCGTGTCCCTGTGCTGGGGCCTGCTCTTCCTGACCGGGACGCTCGACGTGTGGGAGGCGTGCGTCCTGCTCGTGCTGCACGGCTGCGCCGGAGCGCTCTGGGCCCCGGCCGAGCAGCTGCTGCTGCACGACTTCGCCGAGCCCGCCGACCTGCCGGGGGCGGTCCGGCTGAACGCCACGTTCCGCAGCCTCGGGATCCTCGCCGGTCCCGTCGTCGGGTCGGCCCTGCTCCTCGGCCTCGGCGCGGAGCTCGGCATCTTCGCGAACGTGCTGTTCTACCTGCCGATGACGCTGCTGATGCTGCGCACGCCGTACACCGGCCACACGCGCAGCGGGTACGTCCACCGGGTCCGCCTCACGCTGCTCGACGGGTTCCGGGTGCTGCGCTCGGTGGGCGACGACCGGGTGCTCGTGTCCATGATCGTCCTGGCCGGGCTCGTCGCGCTCTGCGTCGGCGGGTCGCTGCAGGTGTCCATCCCGGCGTTCGCCGACGCCCTCGGAACGGGCAGCGACGGCCTCGGGTACGGGCTGCTGCTGTTCGCGAACGGCGCCGGCGGCGTGGTCGGCGGGTTCCTGCTCGAGGCGACCGGGGTGATCAGGCCGGACGTCCGCGCCGTCGTCGTCGCCACGGTGCTCTTCGGCGCGACGACCGTGGCCGTCGCGCTCACCCACAGCTACGTCCTGGCCGTCGTCGCGCTCCTGATCGGCGGGGTGGCGAACATGACGAGCACCTCGATCGGGCAGGCCGTCGTGCAGCTCCGCGCCCCGATGGAGCAGCGCGGCCGCGTGGTCGGGGTCTACAACATGTTCGGCAGCGGCCTGCGTACCGGCAACGGGGTCACGCTCGCCCTGCTCGGCGCCACCCTCGGGGTCGCGAGCGCGGTCGCGGTCGGCGGCGTCGTCCTCGTGGCGGGCACGCTCGCCGTCGCGCTGGTGATCGCCCTGCGCCTGCGCGCCGCGCGCCGGGCGGGCTGA
- a CDS encoding ABC transporter substrate-binding protein: MPLVRPLVVLLSVVALTACSPAADPGTAPPATSEAAQPWSYTTGFGEAVTLPTRPKVIVADAYSAAALWDYGIRPAGVFGYGLEPNASPLALGNADRAAMQVVGTGGELQIEKLAALKPDVVIGFGNVTTAGAGWTWWDEDVTKQATAVAPFVGVRSVGQKVPDVIEEYRRLAAALGADTTSASVVQAQNAFTAASETLAGTAKRRDLKAIALNGTAADLYVGGPGLPQLGLLNDLGATTVGPPSKTSADGEDWAEVSWELVPDYPADIVLAYVGSAKEFPEISVYRSLPAVKARQTLTWDDKMPFTYAQYASWLTEVDAVYGTAKKVAA, translated from the coding sequence ATGCCACTCGTACGTCCGCTCGTCGTCCTGCTCTCCGTGGTCGCCCTGACCGCCTGCTCACCAGCGGCGGACCCCGGGACCGCACCACCCGCGACGTCGGAGGCCGCGCAGCCCTGGAGCTACACCACCGGGTTCGGCGAGGCCGTCACGCTCCCCACCAGGCCGAAGGTGATCGTGGCCGACGCCTACAGCGCCGCCGCCCTGTGGGACTACGGGATCCGCCCCGCCGGCGTCTTCGGCTACGGCCTCGAGCCCAACGCCTCGCCCCTGGCCCTCGGCAACGCCGACCGGGCGGCGATGCAGGTCGTCGGCACCGGGGGTGAGCTGCAGATCGAGAAGCTGGCCGCGCTGAAGCCCGACGTGGTCATCGGCTTCGGCAACGTCACCACCGCGGGCGCTGGGTGGACGTGGTGGGACGAGGACGTCACCAAGCAGGCCACCGCCGTAGCCCCGTTCGTCGGCGTCCGCTCGGTCGGTCAGAAGGTGCCCGACGTCATCGAGGAGTACCGCCGCCTCGCGGCCGCGCTCGGTGCCGACACCACCTCGGCGAGCGTCGTCCAGGCCCAGAACGCCTTCACGGCTGCCAGCGAGACCCTCGCCGGCACCGCGAAGCGGCGCGACCTCAAGGCCATCGCCCTGAACGGCACCGCCGCCGATCTCTACGTGGGCGGGCCCGGACTGCCTCAGCTCGGCCTGCTCAACGACCTGGGCGCCACGACCGTCGGCCCGCCCAGCAAGACCAGCGCCGACGGGGAGGACTGGGCCGAGGTGAGCTGGGAGCTCGTCCCGGACTACCCGGCCGACATCGTCCTCGCCTACGTCGGGTCGGCGAAGGAGTTCCCGGAGATCTCGGTCTACCGGTCGCTGCCCGCGGTCAAGGCCAGGCAGACGCTGACCTGGGACGACAAGATGCCCTTCACCTACGCGCAGTACGCCTCGTGGCTGACCGAGGTCGACGCGGTCTACGGCACGGCGAAGAAGGTCGCCGCCTGA